A genome region from Arthrobacter sp. SLBN-100 includes the following:
- a CDS encoding energy-coupling factor transporter transmembrane component T family protein, with protein sequence MRQELNLQGNRALLTRANPLSKFAAVFLVTAVLALSIDWVSASVALAGELLLFPLAGLTLTLLWQRGWPLIIAAAVGGWSTSILAPDSGKTLLDVGIWTMSEGSLERGAGFMLRGLAIALPAVLLMSCTDPTDLADALAQKARLPHRFVLGTLAAMRLVGLLAEEWQTIGMARRARGVGSRGSALQRIKATLGQSFGLLVQAIRRASRLAVTMEARGFGGGTRTWARESKYSRLDVWVLGGGVLMAGAAFAAALLAGTWNMVWLGS encoded by the coding sequence ATGAGGCAGGAGCTGAACCTGCAGGGAAACCGTGCCCTGCTGACCCGGGCCAATCCGCTGAGCAAGTTCGCTGCCGTCTTCCTGGTGACCGCTGTGCTGGCGCTCTCCATCGACTGGGTATCCGCCTCAGTGGCGCTCGCTGGTGAACTCCTGCTGTTTCCGCTGGCCGGTCTCACCCTCACGCTGCTGTGGCAGCGGGGGTGGCCGCTGATCATCGCCGCAGCCGTGGGCGGCTGGAGCACCTCCATCCTGGCGCCGGACAGCGGAAAGACGCTGCTCGACGTCGGCATCTGGACCATGAGCGAAGGCTCGCTGGAGCGGGGGGCGGGGTTTATGCTGCGGGGGCTGGCAATTGCGCTGCCGGCGGTGCTGCTGATGAGCTGCACCGACCCCACCGACTTGGCCGACGCGCTGGCACAAAAGGCACGGCTTCCGCACCGGTTCGTGCTGGGTACCTTGGCGGCCATGCGCCTGGTGGGGCTGTTGGCTGAAGAGTGGCAGACCATCGGCATGGCCCGGCGTGCCCGCGGGGTGGGCTCGCGGGGCAGCGCCCTGCAGCGGATCAAGGCGACGCTTGGGCAGAGTTTCGGCCTGCTGGTTCAGGCCATCCGGCGCGCGTCGCGGCTGGCGGTGACCATGGAGGCGCGCGGCTTCGGCGGGGGAACCCGGACCTGGGCGCGCGAGTCTAAGTACAGCAGGTTGGATGTGTGGGTGCTGGGCGGCGGCGTGCTGATGGCCGGTGCTGCCTTTGCTGCCGCGCTGTTGGCAGGCACCTGGAACATGGTGTGGCTGGGCAGTTGA
- a CDS encoding ABC transporter ATP-binding protein has protein sequence MTATSHHGASIAARAAAISARGWGWRHAGRAKPAVRALDLDIQPGERVLLLGPSGAGKSTLLHALAGVLGDVNDDGGEAGDSDESGSLLVDGAYPREQRGRAGLMQQDPETQVVLSRVGDDVAFGAENLAVPRDDIWARVHEALADVGLSHLPLDHPTSALSGGQKQRLALAGILAMRPGLILLDEPTANLDPAGVIEVRDAVARCLEKTGATLVVVEHRVSVWKDLVDRIVVLQPGTSTDSAVLLDGPPDRVLNEARSMLITAGVWVPGYVPETRRRREPAPGTGDLLLAAEELAVSRERARRKGFRKLPPEPVQQDISAQVRAGQALAVTGPNGAGKSTFALTLAGLLEPVAGKVSATLALSRGAGIDPYQWKAEQLIERVGTVFQEPEHQFVTGKVLDELRFGPRHLGHGMERVDELLERLRLTELVDANPYTLSGGEKRRLSVATVLAAHPQVLVLDEPTFGQDANTWAELASFLSELLEAGTAVVSVTHDAEFTAALGGTELRLAAAQAVAS, from the coding sequence ATGACCGCTACCTCCCATCACGGGGCATCGATTGCGGCGCGTGCGGCTGCCATCAGCGCCCGCGGCTGGGGCTGGCGGCATGCCGGCCGGGCCAAGCCCGCAGTACGTGCCCTTGACCTGGACATCCAGCCGGGGGAGCGCGTGCTCCTCCTCGGTCCGTCCGGGGCGGGCAAGTCCACCCTCCTGCATGCTTTGGCGGGGGTCCTGGGCGATGTGAATGACGACGGCGGCGAGGCGGGCGATTCCGACGAGTCCGGTTCGTTGCTGGTTGACGGAGCCTACCCACGTGAGCAGCGGGGCCGCGCCGGCCTGATGCAGCAGGACCCGGAGACGCAGGTGGTGCTTTCCCGGGTGGGTGACGACGTCGCCTTCGGTGCGGAGAACCTTGCTGTGCCCCGGGATGACATCTGGGCCCGCGTGCACGAGGCGCTGGCCGACGTCGGCCTGTCCCACCTGCCGCTGGACCACCCGACGTCGGCCCTGTCCGGCGGGCAGAAACAGCGGCTCGCGCTCGCGGGCATCCTTGCCATGCGGCCCGGGCTGATCCTCCTCGACGAGCCGACCGCGAACCTGGACCCCGCGGGGGTGATTGAGGTCCGCGATGCGGTGGCGCGTTGCCTGGAGAAGACCGGGGCGACCCTGGTGGTGGTGGAGCACCGGGTGTCCGTATGGAAGGACCTGGTGGACCGGATTGTGGTGCTGCAGCCCGGTACGTCCACCGATTCAGCCGTGCTTCTGGACGGCCCGCCGGACCGCGTGCTCAATGAGGCCCGGAGCATGCTGATTACTGCTGGAGTATGGGTGCCCGGGTATGTTCCGGAAACCCGGCGCCGGCGGGAGCCCGCTCCAGGGACCGGCGATCTCCTGCTCGCCGCCGAGGAACTGGCGGTCTCGCGGGAGCGGGCCCGCCGCAAGGGATTCCGGAAGCTGCCGCCGGAACCGGTGCAGCAGGACATCTCGGCGCAGGTCCGGGCAGGGCAGGCGCTGGCCGTCACGGGGCCCAACGGCGCAGGAAAGTCCACTTTCGCCTTGACCCTTGCCGGGCTGCTTGAGCCTGTTGCCGGCAAGGTCTCCGCCACCCTGGCCCTCAGCCGGGGTGCCGGTATTGATCCTTACCAGTGGAAGGCGGAGCAGCTGATCGAGCGTGTGGGCACCGTTTTCCAGGAGCCCGAGCACCAGTTCGTCACGGGGAAAGTGCTGGACGAACTTCGGTTTGGCCCGCGGCATCTTGGCCACGGGATGGAGCGCGTGGATGAGCTGCTGGAGCGGCTGCGGCTGACGGAGCTCGTTGATGCCAACCCGTATACGCTCTCGGGCGGCGAGAAACGGCGGCTTTCCGTGGCTACGGTCCTGGCCGCGCATCCGCAGGTCCTGGTCCTGGACGAGCCCACGTTCGGCCAGGATGCCAACACCTGGGCTGAGCTGGCCTCGTTCCTGTCCGAGTTGCTGGAGGCCGGCACCGCGGTGGTTTCGGTGACTCATGATGCCGAGTTCACGGCAGCCCTGGGCGGGACGGAACTGCGATTGGCCGCGGCGCAGGCGGTGGCATCATGA
- a CDS encoding ECF transporter S component — MATTAVKKNTSKSWRVVDIVVAALIAIAGGVIFWAWSQGAAAVSAPMNAVYPPLTGLIAGGWMIPAVLGMLIVRKPGAALFCETVAATGELLMGSQYGASVLFSGFVQGLGAEIIFAIFVYKKFNLPVSLLAGAGAGLFCGLNDSFAPWGWNIAYSGGDKLAYIIFTAISGAIIAGALSWIATRGLAKTGVLSSFASRKAATEPVFS, encoded by the coding sequence ATGGCAACAACAGCAGTAAAGAAGAACACCAGCAAGTCCTGGCGCGTCGTGGACATCGTGGTGGCGGCCTTGATCGCCATCGCCGGCGGCGTCATCTTCTGGGCCTGGTCCCAAGGGGCTGCCGCAGTCTCGGCCCCCATGAACGCCGTCTACCCGCCCCTGACCGGCCTGATCGCCGGCGGCTGGATGATTCCGGCGGTCCTGGGCATGCTCATCGTCCGCAAACCGGGCGCCGCGCTGTTCTGCGAGACCGTCGCCGCTACCGGTGAACTGCTGATGGGGTCGCAGTACGGCGCCTCCGTGCTTTTCTCCGGCTTTGTCCAGGGCCTGGGTGCAGAGATCATTTTCGCCATCTTCGTCTACAAGAAGTTCAACCTGCCGGTATCCCTGCTGGCCGGTGCCGGTGCGGGCCTGTTCTGCGGCCTGAACGACTCCTTCGCGCCGTGGGGCTGGAATATCGCCTACTCGGGCGGGGACAAGCTGGCGTACATCATCTTCACGGCCATCTCGGGCGCCATCATTGCCGGTGCGCTGTCCTGGATCGCCACGCGCGGCCTGGCGAAGACCGGAGTCCTGAGCTCCTTCGCTTCGCGGAAGGCAGCAACGGAGCCCGTCTTCTCCTGA
- a CDS encoding heme-degrading domain-containing protein, whose translation MTANSPDMTEFDPDSDDTQLEGSMQGLIARIEGEIRELQFPRFSMDDALNLGLLLVELGKEDQFPIAIDITKGEQVLFHVALPGATPDNEHWIRAKQRTAARYEVPSLLVGLRGRLHGGRIEDQGWFDQRLYAAHGGSFPVYVTGVGAVATVTVSGLPQVQDHNLVVQALRDVLGSMGAD comes from the coding sequence ATGACTGCCAATTCGCCGGATATGACCGAGTTCGATCCCGACTCGGATGACACCCAGCTGGAGGGCTCCATGCAAGGGCTCATCGCCCGGATCGAGGGTGAAATCCGGGAGCTCCAGTTTCCCCGTTTCTCCATGGACGATGCGCTGAACCTGGGGCTGCTGCTGGTGGAACTGGGCAAGGAGGACCAGTTCCCCATTGCCATCGACATCACCAAGGGTGAACAGGTCCTGTTCCATGTCGCCCTGCCTGGCGCCACCCCGGACAACGAGCACTGGATCCGGGCCAAACAGCGCACCGCCGCCCGGTACGAGGTGCCGTCCTTGCTGGTAGGGCTCCGCGGACGGCTCCACGGCGGGAGGATCGAGGACCAGGGCTGGTTCGACCAGCGTCTGTACGCAGCCCACGGGGGCTCCTTTCCGGTCTATGTCACAGGGGTGGGTGCGGTAGCCACCGTGACTGTTTCAGGGCTGCCCCAGGTGCAGGACCACAACCTGGTGGTGCAGGCCCTGCGCGATGTCCTTGGCTCCATGGGCGCGGACTGA
- a CDS encoding DUF4383 domain-containing protein — translation MAVSTRTTAARTGLQKATRAAGALFLLLGIVGFIPGITANYGSLGFAGPGSGAELFGIFQVSVLHNAVHLVFGIAGLVMARTHRQGRNFLIYGGVAYLFLWLYGLLIGDDLPANFLPENNADNWLHLALGLAMIALAILLSPKTVPVTPSRDPDAGNET, via the coding sequence ATGGCGGTCAGCACCCGCACCACCGCAGCGAGGACCGGCCTGCAGAAGGCCACCCGCGCCGCGGGCGCCCTTTTCCTGCTGCTGGGAATTGTGGGCTTCATTCCGGGCATTACCGCCAACTACGGTTCCCTCGGCTTCGCCGGACCTGGCTCTGGAGCAGAGCTGTTCGGCATCTTCCAGGTCTCGGTACTGCACAACGCCGTGCACCTTGTCTTCGGTATCGCGGGCCTGGTGATGGCCAGGACCCACCGGCAGGGGAGGAACTTCCTCATATATGGGGGCGTGGCCTATCTGTTCCTGTGGCTCTACGGCCTGTTGATAGGTGACGACCTGCCGGCGAACTTCCTTCCCGAGAACAATGCGGACAACTGGCTGCACCTGGCATTGGGCCTTGCCATGATCGCCCTGGCCATCCTGTTGTCGCCAAAAACCGTCCCCGTCACCCCCTCCCGCGACCCGGACGCGGGCAACGAGACCTGA
- a CDS encoding iron-containing redox enzyme family protein, with translation MKIPKPRGPLTSTLFEALAYMPGSDEGASAVEELRLLVTRQAAASGDIIGDDDVQLALFCLYELHYSGLEGVSDEWEWEPGLIQVRRLVEGPFEVALRSAAASAAEGVTLPPAPELTSDAVADILFGLAATDTGPSVSRFVAKKATLDQLKEFLIHKSIYQLKEADPHTWAIPRLTGRPKAALVEIQADEYGGGRPERMHSALFARTLRGLGMDHRYGAYVDAVPAVSLAAVNMMSLFGLNRRLRGAITGHLAIYEMTSSQPNRLYGNGFRRHGFDADVTHYFDEHVEADAVHEQIAGRDLAGGLVEAEPGLFADVLFGATAVMAVDGRLSTHLLACWENGMTSLRAAVPAAA, from the coding sequence ATGAAGATCCCGAAGCCTCGAGGTCCCCTCACCAGTACCCTGTTTGAGGCCCTCGCCTACATGCCCGGCAGCGACGAGGGAGCCTCCGCCGTCGAGGAACTGCGCCTGCTGGTCACCCGGCAAGCGGCGGCATCCGGTGACATCATCGGGGACGACGACGTCCAGCTGGCCCTTTTCTGCCTCTACGAGCTGCACTACTCCGGGCTGGAAGGCGTGAGCGATGAGTGGGAGTGGGAACCCGGGCTGATCCAGGTCCGCCGCCTGGTTGAGGGGCCGTTTGAGGTGGCGCTCCGGTCTGCCGCAGCCTCCGCTGCCGAGGGCGTGACCCTGCCGCCCGCTCCGGAGCTGACCAGCGATGCAGTGGCGGACATCCTCTTCGGCCTCGCTGCCACCGACACCGGGCCCAGCGTCTCCCGCTTTGTGGCCAAGAAGGCGACGCTGGACCAGCTCAAGGAGTTCCTGATCCACAAGTCCATCTACCAGCTCAAGGAAGCCGATCCGCACACCTGGGCCATTCCCCGCCTCACCGGCAGGCCCAAGGCTGCCCTCGTGGAGATCCAGGCCGACGAGTACGGCGGCGGACGCCCCGAACGCATGCACAGCGCCCTGTTTGCCCGTACCCTGCGGGGACTGGGCATGGACCACCGTTACGGCGCTTACGTCGACGCTGTTCCCGCCGTTTCCCTCGCCGCAGTAAACATGATGTCCCTCTTCGGATTGAACCGCCGGCTCCGCGGGGCGATTACCGGGCACCTGGCCATCTACGAGATGACCTCCTCCCAGCCGAACCGGCTGTACGGCAACGGCTTCCGGCGGCACGGTTTCGACGCTGACGTAACCCACTACTTTGACGAACATGTCGAAGCCGACGCTGTGCACGAGCAGATCGCCGGGCGCGACCTGGCAGGCGGCCTGGTGGAGGCCGAGCCCGGGCTGTTCGCGGACGTCCTGTTTGGAGCGACGGCGGTAATGGCCGTCGACGGCAGGCTTTCCACCCACCTCCTGGCCTGTTGGGAGAACGGGATGACCTCGCTGAGGGCGGCAGTACCGGCGGCAGCATGA
- a CDS encoding glycosyltransferase, with the protein MGERDDLAEGGSTGGSMNTPRVGPSAEYILPLRRTEESELDSELQDLAAYLERLLEWIAVTVVDGSAPELFERHRAAFPPGVRHIRPEPAGSSAHGSNGSRAGSNGKVAGVMTGVRASSAELLVIADDDVRYTRESLAAVVHHLSSADIVRPQNYFDPLPWHAWWDTSRSLINRAWSADFPGTLAVRRSALLATGGYDPVLFENLELIRTVTAAGGREKIVPDLFVARRPPKSRHFLKQRTRQAYDDFAQPRRLAAELALLPVIACAARLPAGRRPAVFLALGAAPVLVAEMGRRRHSGTAVFPFRAVWFAPLWTLERAACIWIALAFRLGGGVPYAGTRLKIAAHSAAELRRRHQGKLDAVQRDAQNSGRQARPRAAMKRAVMKRAVMKIAAMHKAAVNKEQP; encoded by the coding sequence TTGGGAGAACGGGATGACCTCGCTGAGGGCGGCAGTACCGGCGGCAGCATGAATACGCCGCGTGTGGGGCCGTCCGCGGAGTACATCCTGCCACTGCGCCGGACCGAGGAGTCGGAACTGGATTCGGAGCTGCAGGACCTGGCCGCCTACCTCGAGCGTCTTCTTGAATGGATCGCCGTCACCGTGGTGGACGGCTCCGCCCCTGAGCTGTTCGAGCGGCACCGGGCTGCTTTCCCGCCGGGTGTCCGCCACATCCGCCCCGAGCCCGCAGGCAGCAGCGCCCACGGCAGCAATGGCAGCAGGGCCGGCAGCAATGGCAAGGTGGCCGGCGTCATGACGGGCGTGCGCGCCTCCTCAGCGGAACTGCTGGTGATAGCCGACGACGACGTGCGCTACACGCGCGAGTCTCTCGCCGCCGTCGTCCATCACCTCAGCTCGGCCGACATAGTGCGGCCGCAGAATTACTTCGACCCGCTGCCCTGGCATGCCTGGTGGGACACGTCGCGGAGCCTGATCAACCGGGCCTGGTCCGCTGACTTCCCCGGTACCCTGGCCGTTCGCCGCAGCGCACTGCTCGCTACCGGCGGCTACGATCCGGTGCTCTTCGAAAACCTTGAGCTGATCCGGACCGTCACGGCAGCCGGCGGCCGCGAAAAGATCGTGCCGGATCTGTTCGTGGCCCGCAGGCCGCCGAAGTCACGGCACTTCCTCAAGCAGCGGACGCGCCAGGCCTACGACGACTTCGCCCAGCCCCGGCGCCTCGCCGCCGAACTTGCCCTGCTGCCGGTGATTGCCTGCGCTGCCCGCCTTCCCGCCGGCCGGCGACCGGCCGTCTTCCTGGCCCTGGGGGCGGCGCCGGTCCTCGTCGCCGAGATGGGACGACGGCGGCACTCAGGGACCGCGGTTTTCCCCTTCCGCGCCGTATGGTTCGCCCCGCTCTGGACCCTGGAGCGGGCTGCCTGCATCTGGATCGCACTGGCGTTCCGATTGGGCGGCGGCGTGCCCTACGCCGGGACGCGCCTCAAGATTGCAGCCCACTCTGCCGCCGAACTCCGGCGCCGGCACCAGGGCAAGCTCGACGCAGTGCAGCGCGACGCTCAAAACAGCGGCCGGCAAGCCAGACCCAGAGCCGCTATGAAGAGGGCAGTTATGAAGAGGGCAGTAATGAAGATCGCAGCTATGCACAAAGCAGCAGTAAACAAGGAGCAGCCATGA
- a CDS encoding CDGSH iron-sulfur domain-containing protein, which yields MNQEPAESSIVACPDGPLIVRGDFEIVTPSGAPVPRERQTVALCRCGASAIKPYCDGTHKMIKFRTEPPVE from the coding sequence ATGAACCAGGAACCCGCCGAAAGCTCGATCGTGGCGTGCCCCGACGGCCCGCTGATTGTCCGGGGCGACTTCGAAATCGTGACACCGTCCGGCGCCCCGGTCCCCCGCGAGCGCCAAACCGTGGCACTGTGCCGCTGCGGCGCGTCAGCCATCAAACCCTACTGCGACGGAACGCACAAGATGATCAAGTTCCGGACGGAACCGCCGGTGGAATGA
- a CDS encoding DUF4235 domain-containing protein, with the protein MNLFIKLLGTGVSLGAGFVGTKLVNTIWEKTTGRKPPSGKDEDIPTSLQSALTFALISASVSTIIQVLANRGTQRAITRFAKSQDIV; encoded by the coding sequence ATGAACCTCTTCATCAAGCTGCTCGGCACCGGTGTGAGCCTCGGCGCCGGCTTCGTCGGGACCAAGCTGGTCAACACCATCTGGGAAAAGACCACCGGCCGGAAGCCGCCCAGCGGCAAGGACGAGGACATCCCCACCAGCCTGCAGTCGGCGCTGACGTTTGCTCTGATCTCGGCCTCCGTCAGCACCATCATCCAGGTCCTGGCCAACCGCGGCACCCAGCGCGCCATCACCCGGTTCGCCAAGAGCCAGGACATCGTCTGA
- the mnhG gene encoding monovalent cation/H(+) antiporter subunit G, with amino-acid sequence MSPDATGLDYWIDLLSAVFMVVGAVLSLGAAIGLLRFPDLLSRMHAATKPQVLGLFLLLAAIGLQMRTWWVWPVLAVAWIFQLLTVPVSAHMVGRAGYRTKHLHRELLTADELEAVVQKAAAKTAREDGSGDGSLN; translated from the coding sequence ATGAGTCCTGACGCTACTGGCCTGGATTACTGGATCGACCTGCTGTCGGCGGTGTTTATGGTGGTGGGGGCCGTGCTGTCGCTGGGCGCCGCGATCGGCCTGCTCCGTTTCCCGGACCTCTTGAGCCGCATGCACGCCGCCACCAAGCCGCAGGTGCTGGGGCTGTTCCTGCTGCTGGCAGCGATCGGGCTGCAGATGCGCACCTGGTGGGTGTGGCCGGTGCTGGCGGTCGCCTGGATTTTCCAGCTGCTGACGGTGCCCGTATCCGCACACATGGTGGGCCGGGCCGGCTACCGCACCAAGCACCTGCACCGCGAGCTGCTGACGGCGGACGAGCTGGAGGCGGTAGTGCAGAAAGCCGCCGCCAAAACCGCCCGCGAGGACGGTTCCGGCGACGGCTCGTTGAACTAG
- a CDS encoding monovalent cation/H+ antiporter complex subunit F, whose protein sequence is MMQTVLVLTAVIFSLAAAGAIIRIARGPSLLDRVLAADVLLAILGGALCVDMAVNRHLNNLMLVVAISIIGFIGSVTVARFVADRREQPNES, encoded by the coding sequence ATGATGCAGACCGTCCTGGTTCTTACGGCCGTCATCTTCTCGCTTGCCGCCGCTGGCGCGATCATCAGGATCGCCCGCGGCCCGTCACTGCTGGACCGGGTGCTCGCCGCCGACGTCCTGCTCGCCATCCTTGGCGGCGCACTGTGCGTGGACATGGCCGTGAACCGGCACCTGAACAACCTGATGCTGGTGGTGGCCATCTCCATCATCGGCTTCATCGGGTCCGTCACCGTTGCCAGGTTCGTGGCAGACCGAAGGGAGCAGCCGAATGAGTCCTGA
- a CDS encoding Na+/H+ antiporter subunit E: MSRRRISLRQELPLLVWLVIVWGALWQDFSPGNLLFGALLAVAVARLFYLPPVELSGRFNILYAIPFALMFLAKVANASAQVLYLAVMRGPRVKNAVVAVTLRSHQDLLVTATGHVISLIPGSLVVEVDRSTSTLYLHALNISSVQDVENLRNEVRSIEAGLIRIMGTREELETVRTEAAA; this comes from the coding sequence ATGAGCCGGCGCCGTATTTCATTGCGCCAGGAACTCCCGCTCCTGGTATGGCTGGTGATCGTCTGGGGTGCCCTGTGGCAGGACTTCAGCCCGGGAAACCTCCTGTTCGGCGCCTTGCTGGCCGTGGCAGTAGCCAGGCTGTTCTACCTCCCACCGGTTGAGCTGAGCGGCCGCTTCAACATCCTCTACGCTATTCCCTTCGCCCTGATGTTCCTGGCGAAGGTAGCCAATGCCAGTGCCCAGGTCCTGTACCTGGCGGTGATGCGCGGGCCCAGGGTGAAAAACGCCGTGGTGGCCGTGACGCTGCGGAGTCACCAGGACCTGCTGGTGACCGCCACGGGGCACGTCATCTCCCTGATTCCGGGCTCGCTGGTGGTGGAGGTGGACAGGTCAACCTCCACCTTGTACCTGCACGCCCTGAACATCAGTTCCGTGCAGGACGTGGAGAACCTGCGCAATGAAGTCCGCTCCATTGAAGCCGGGCTGATCCGGATCATGGGCACCCGGGAAGAACTCGAAACCGTCCGGACGGAGGCAGCCGCATGA
- a CDS encoding Na+/H+ antiporter subunit D: MSIASFAPLAVVLPILGAALTFLLIRHSRAQRAVSIALLSLTLLLECFLLASVWDGGTAAVTIGGWLPPWGIVMVVDQFSSLMLVVSSAVSLAVLVYATGQGMADGDQDAPVSIFHPTYLILVAGVSNAFLSGDLFNLYVGFEILLTASYVLMTLGGTGPRIRAGVTYVVVSVVSSVLFLISIAMVYGATGTVNMADLAIKLGELDQGTKTLLHVMLLVAFGIKAAVFPLSFWLPDSYPTAPAPVTAVFAGLLTKVGVYAMVRTETLLFPGDTLNTPLMVAALLTMVVGILGALAQNDIKRLLSFTLVSHIGYMVFGLAMSSAAGLGAAVFYVAHHITIQTSLFLVTGLIERRGGSSSVDRLGGLAKLSPLLALLFFVPAMNLAGIPPFSGFLGKVGLMQAGIELGTPLAYALVIGGVVTSLLTLLAVARVWNRAFWRRPADAEHPDPVLLAAPAMRVAGPGAKLNTVTLLPRTMVGSTLGLVVLGVALTVFAGPLFAVSDQAAQDMLNRSSYIQAVLGEDTLVPMILTAGGGK, encoded by the coding sequence GTGAGCATCGCAAGCTTTGCCCCGCTCGCCGTCGTACTTCCCATCCTGGGCGCCGCCCTGACCTTCCTGCTGATCCGGCACTCACGCGCCCAGCGCGCCGTCAGCATTGCGCTGCTGTCCCTCACGCTCCTGCTCGAATGCTTCCTGCTGGCCTCTGTCTGGGACGGTGGGACGGCTGCCGTGACCATCGGCGGCTGGCTCCCGCCGTGGGGCATCGTGATGGTGGTGGACCAGTTCTCCTCCCTGATGCTGGTGGTTTCGTCCGCTGTGAGCCTTGCCGTGCTGGTCTATGCCACCGGGCAGGGCATGGCCGACGGCGACCAGGACGCGCCGGTTTCGATCTTCCACCCGACGTACCTGATCCTGGTGGCCGGGGTCTCCAACGCGTTCCTCTCGGGCGACCTCTTCAACCTCTACGTGGGCTTCGAGATCCTGTTGACGGCAAGCTATGTGCTGATGACGCTGGGCGGGACCGGGCCGCGGATCCGTGCGGGGGTGACCTATGTGGTGGTGTCCGTGGTGTCATCGGTGCTGTTCCTGATCTCCATTGCGATGGTGTACGGGGCTACGGGAACCGTCAACATGGCGGACCTCGCCATCAAGCTCGGCGAGCTGGACCAGGGAACCAAAACCCTCCTGCACGTGATGCTGCTGGTGGCGTTCGGCATCAAGGCGGCTGTTTTCCCGCTGTCCTTCTGGCTGCCTGACTCCTACCCCACGGCGCCTGCGCCGGTCACCGCCGTGTTCGCGGGCCTGCTGACCAAGGTGGGCGTCTACGCGATGGTGCGGACCGAGACCCTGCTCTTCCCCGGAGATACGCTGAACACCCCCCTCATGGTGGCCGCGCTGCTGACCATGGTGGTGGGAATCCTGGGTGCGCTGGCCCAGAATGACATCAAACGTCTGCTCTCGTTCACACTGGTCAGCCACATCGGCTACATGGTGTTCGGCCTGGCGATGTCCTCCGCCGCCGGACTGGGGGCGGCGGTCTTCTACGTGGCCCACCACATCACCATCCAGACCAGCCTGTTCCTGGTGACGGGCCTGATTGAGCGCCGCGGGGGCAGTTCGTCCGTGGACCGCCTGGGCGGGCTCGCCAAACTCTCGCCCCTGCTGGCGCTGCTCTTCTTTGTCCCCGCCATGAACCTGGCCGGAATCCCGCCGTTCTCCGGGTTCCTGGGGAAAGTGGGACTGATGCAGGCGGGCATCGAGCTGGGCACGCCGCTGGCCTACGCCCTGGTGATCGGCGGCGTGGTCACCAGCCTCCTGACGCTGCTGGCCGTTGCCAGGGTGTGGAACCGCGCCTTCTGGCGCAGGCCCGCGGATGCCGAGCACCCGGATCCCGTGCTCCTGGCCGCGCCGGCGATGAGGGTTGCCGGGCCGGGGGCCAAGCTCAACACCGTGACGCTCCTGCCGCGCACCATGGTGGGCTCCACGCTGGGACTGGTGGTTCTCGGCGTCGCGCTGACGGTCTTCGCGGGCCCGCTGTTCGCGGTGTCCGACCAGGCGGCCCAGGACATGCTCAACAGGTCTTCCTACATCCAGGCGGTCCTGGGCGAGGACACGCTGGTCCCCATGATTCTTACGGCCGGAGGCGGGAAATGA
- a CDS encoding Na(+)/H(+) antiporter subunit C, translated as MSINLTLLIVMGALYACGIYLILERSLTRVLLGLMLLANATNLLILATGGYAGLAPLYSKETAAEDYNDPLPQALILTSIVISFAVTAFMLGIIYRTWVLARQDEIQDDVEDLRVAETPSFDAEDDAEIPAETSEFAAATVIVGGREMPAEDAAAEEKPGSMNVAPGPEGGGK; from the coding sequence ATGAGCATCAACCTGACCCTCCTGATCGTGATGGGCGCGCTCTACGCCTGCGGGATCTACCTGATCCTGGAACGCAGCCTGACACGCGTGCTGCTGGGGCTGATGCTCCTCGCCAACGCCACCAACCTGCTGATCCTGGCCACCGGCGGATACGCCGGCCTGGCACCCCTGTATTCAAAGGAGACGGCGGCCGAGGATTACAACGATCCCCTTCCGCAGGCGCTGATCCTGACGTCGATCGTCATCTCGTTTGCCGTGACGGCCTTTATGCTCGGCATCATTTACCGCACCTGGGTGCTGGCACGCCAGGATGAGATCCAGGACGACGTGGAAGACCTCCGGGTGGCGGAAACGCCAAGCTTCGACGCCGAGGACGACGCCGAGATCCCCGCCGAGACCTCCGAGTTCGCGGCGGCAACGGTCATCGTCGGCGGCCGCGAGATGCCCGCCGAAGACGCAGCGGCAGAAGAAAAACCCGGCTCCATGAATGTGGCCCCCGGACCGGAAGGAGGCGGAAAGTGA